A stretch of Sulfitobacter sp. THAF37 DNA encodes these proteins:
- the cobG gene encoding precorrin-3B synthase — translation MTAPVVKGYCPGALRPMMSGDGLVVRVRPFNGRLRRAQADGIATLAAAHGNGLIDLSSRGNIQIRGVREDSHDALIRGLTAMSLVDADAEIESRRNVLVTPFWQTGEETNGFAEDVTVALSSPDAPQLPGKFGFAVDTGRAPVLQNASADIRLERDAGGGLILVADGFDKGKPVASDTVVAEAMALAEWFMTARGEHRRMATLIAAGVALPEGFFVPRQRQVYAPRPGYTPLGAMVGLAFGQLEVKTLASLAKQGGLRMTPWRMLLVESARKLPEIRGLITDADDPLLRVVACTGAPRCAQGLARTRTMARTLAAHVPPGSFLHMSGCAKGCAHPGPAPLTVTATREGFDLIRRGRADDDPDVASLSSEEIIKAI, via the coding sequence ATGACCGCGCCGGTGGTGAAGGGATACTGCCCCGGCGCGTTGCGTCCGATGATGTCGGGTGACGGTTTGGTCGTGCGCGTCCGGCCTTTCAACGGGCGGCTGCGTCGGGCGCAGGCCGACGGGATCGCGACGTTGGCCGCGGCCCACGGCAACGGTTTGATCGACCTGTCGAGCCGTGGCAACATCCAGATACGCGGCGTACGCGAAGACAGCCATGACGCACTGATCCGGGGGCTCACTGCCATGTCGCTGGTCGATGCCGACGCCGAGATCGAAAGCCGGCGCAATGTGCTCGTGACCCCTTTCTGGCAGACCGGTGAGGAAACGAACGGCTTTGCCGAGGACGTCACCGTTGCGCTGTCGTCGCCTGATGCGCCGCAGCTTCCCGGCAAGTTCGGCTTTGCCGTGGATACCGGTCGCGCACCTGTGTTGCAGAACGCCTCTGCCGACATCCGGCTCGAAAGGGATGCGGGCGGCGGGTTGATCCTTGTCGCGGATGGTTTCGACAAGGGCAAACCCGTCGCATCCGATACGGTGGTCGCCGAGGCGATGGCGCTGGCTGAATGGTTCATGACAGCGCGCGGTGAGCACAGGCGCATGGCTACGTTGATCGCGGCGGGTGTCGCCCTGCCCGAAGGTTTCTTCGTCCCGCGCCAGCGTCAGGTCTATGCGCCGCGGCCCGGCTATACGCCGCTGGGGGCGATGGTTGGTCTGGCCTTTGGGCAGTTGGAGGTCAAGACATTGGCCAGTCTCGCCAAACAGGGCGGTCTGCGGATGACGCCCTGGCGGATGCTGCTGGTGGAAAGCGCCCGCAAGTTGCCCGAGATCCGGGGGCTCATCACCGATGCCGACGACCCTCTGCTGAGGGTCGTGGCCTGTACCGGTGCACCGCGCTGTGCGCAGGGCCTTGCCCGGACCCGGACCATGGCGCGCACCCTTGCGGCCCATGTGCCGCCCGGCAGCTTTCTGCACATGTCCGGCTGCGCCAAGGGATGCGCACATCCCGGCCCCGCCCCATTGACCGTGACAGCGACGCGAGAAGGTTTCGACCTGATCCGCAGGGGGCGCGCCGACGACGACCCCGACGTGGCGTCGCTTTCTTCCGAAGAGATTATCAAGGCGATCTGA
- the cobJ gene encoding precorrin-3B C(17)-methyltransferase — translation MTGWVAIAGLGPGRDDLVTPEVQAMLADATDVIGYIPYVKRVAPRDGLLLHPTDNRVEIDRATHALQLAAEGRRVAVVSGGDPGVFAMASAVFEALEGNPSFADTDIRVLPGITAMLAAAARAGAPLGHDFCAINLSDNLKPWAVIERRLRLAAQADFAMAFYNPRSRSRPHQFGDALAILREECAPDRLITFARAISRPDEALRTVTLAEATAEMADMQTVVLVGNSETRKVGRYVYTPRSVS, via the coding sequence ATGACGGGGTGGGTCGCCATTGCCGGGCTGGGTCCCGGGCGCGACGATCTCGTGACACCCGAGGTCCAGGCCATGCTCGCCGATGCGACGGATGTCATCGGCTATATCCCTTATGTGAAGAGGGTCGCCCCCCGAGACGGGTTGCTCCTGCACCCGACCGACAACCGGGTCGAGATCGACCGGGCAACCCACGCCCTGCAGCTCGCCGCGGAAGGGCGTCGGGTGGCTGTGGTGTCCGGCGGTGATCCCGGTGTCTTTGCCATGGCCTCCGCCGTGTTCGAGGCCCTGGAAGGCAATCCCAGCTTTGCAGATACCGACATTCGCGTATTGCCCGGTATTACCGCGATGCTCGCTGCCGCTGCTCGCGCAGGGGCGCCGCTGGGGCACGATTTCTGTGCGATCAACCTCAGCGACAATCTCAAGCCCTGGGCGGTAATCGAACGTCGCCTGCGGCTCGCCGCGCAGGCAGATTTCGCGATGGCGTTTTACAACCCCCGGTCCAGATCACGGCCGCACCAGTTCGGCGACGCGCTGGCGATCCTGCGCGAGGAATGCGCCCCTGATCGGCTGATCACCTTCGCCCGCGCCATCAGCCGCCCCGACGAGGCGCTGAGGACCGTGACATTGGCAGAGGCCACGGCCGAGATGGCGGACATGCAGACGGTGGTGCTTGTGGGTAATTCGGAAACACGCAAGGTGGGGCGGTACGTTTACACGCCGCGGTCGGTGTCTTGA
- a CDS encoding DUF1636 domain-containing protein, translating to MTATLYVCTTCRAGEVLEEDAPRPGALLHAALTEADSPEGVEVVGVACLSACSQGAAVALSEPGKWTYVYGRLSVADAPDILTGAAAYAATSDGLVPWRERPVIFRKQSLARVPPFTLPLEAAE from the coding sequence ATGACCGCAACACTTTACGTCTGCACCACCTGCCGCGCCGGTGAGGTGCTGGAAGAAGACGCGCCGCGCCCCGGCGCCCTGCTGCACGCCGCGCTGACCGAAGCAGATAGCCCTGAGGGTGTCGAGGTTGTCGGCGTCGCCTGCCTGTCTGCCTGTTCACAGGGCGCTGCGGTCGCGCTGTCGGAGCCGGGCAAATGGACCTACGTCTATGGCCGCCTTTCCGTGGCCGATGCCCCCGACATCCTGACCGGCGCCGCGGCTTATGCCGCGACGTCGGATGGCCTTGTCCCCTGGCGCGAGCGCCCGGTGATCTTTCGCAAGCAGAGCCTTGCGCGTGTTCCCCCCTTTACCCTGCCTTTGGAGGCCGCCGAATGA
- a CDS encoding precorrin-2 C(20)-methyltransferase yields MGRIICAGLGPGDPDLMSVKSDRMIRGARHVAYFRKKGRAGQARTIVRDMLRDDVVEYPMEYPVTTELRFDSAEYRDLMVDFYAEWADRLAALAQKHEVVVLCEGDPFFYGSFMHLHTRLQGRAEVEVLPAIPGMVGCWNALDMPFTWGDDVMSVLMGTLPDADLLAHMERADALVIMKTGRNMPRVRAALEKTGRLQDAWLVEKGTMPGQRIARLAEVDDDDCPYFAIVLVHGQGRRPEAEPAQ; encoded by the coding sequence ATGGGCAGGATTATCTGTGCGGGTTTGGGTCCCGGTGATCCAGATCTGATGAGCGTGAAATCGGATCGCATGATCCGGGGTGCACGCCACGTCGCGTATTTCCGCAAGAAGGGCCGGGCAGGACAGGCCCGGACCATCGTGCGCGACATGTTGCGCGACGATGTGGTGGAATACCCCATGGAATACCCCGTCACCACCGAGCTGCGCTTTGACAGCGCCGAATACCGCGACCTCATGGTCGATTTCTACGCCGAATGGGCCGACCGCCTTGCCGCGCTGGCACAGAAGCACGAGGTCGTCGTGCTGTGCGAGGGCGATCCGTTTTTCTACGGCTCTTTCATGCACCTGCACACCCGTCTTCAGGGCCGGGCAGAGGTAGAAGTCCTGCCGGCAATCCCCGGCATGGTGGGCTGCTGGAACGCGCTGGACATGCCCTTTACCTGGGGGGACGACGTGATGTCCGTCCTGATGGGCACGTTGCCGGATGCCGACCTGCTGGCGCATATGGAACGGGCGGATGCGCTGGTGATCATGAAGACCGGGCGCAACATGCCGCGGGTGCGCGCCGCGTTGGAAAAAACGGGGCGTCTGCAGGACGCCTGGCTTGTTGAAAAGGGGACCATGCCCGGTCAGCGCATCGCCCGACTGGCCGAGGTCGATGACGACGATTGCCCCTATTTCGCGATCGTGCTGGTCCACGGCCAAGGCCGCCGACCGGAGGCGGAGCCCGCGCAATGA
- the cobW gene encoding cobalamin biosynthesis protein CobW produces the protein MNDLSKIPVTVITGFLGAGKTTLIRHLMTNAGGRRLAVLVNEFGTVGVDGDILKSCAIPDCPEENIVELANGCICCTVADDFIPTIEALMALPTRPDHILIETSGLALPKPLLKAFDWPAIRSRITVDGVIALADAEAVAAGRFAPDEAAVDAQRLADDSLDHETPLSEVFEDQISCADIILMSKADLAGEEGLAKAREIIEAESPRPIRILPMSEGVIDPKVVLGLNAAAEDDLAARPSHHDGADDHEHDDFETIVVPMPEIEDTDALVAAIEKLATEQHILRVKGYVAVKGKPMRLLVQAVGARVRQQFDRPWGADPRQGHLVVIAEHDHIDTAAIRGVLGA, from the coding sequence ATGAACGACCTGAGCAAAATTCCCGTCACCGTGATTACCGGCTTCCTGGGGGCGGGCAAAACGACTTTAATACGACACCTGATGACCAACGCCGGTGGCCGACGACTGGCTGTGCTGGTGAACGAGTTCGGCACCGTGGGCGTCGATGGCGATATTCTGAAATCCTGCGCGATCCCAGATTGCCCCGAGGAAAATATCGTCGAACTGGCGAACGGGTGCATCTGCTGCACGGTGGCGGATGATTTCATCCCGACGATCGAGGCGCTGATGGCGCTGCCCACGCGGCCCGATCACATTCTGATCGAAACCTCCGGGCTGGCCCTGCCCAAGCCGCTGCTCAAGGCCTTCGATTGGCCCGCGATCCGCTCGCGGATCACCGTCGACGGCGTGATTGCGCTGGCCGATGCCGAGGCCGTGGCGGCGGGCCGCTTCGCACCGGACGAGGCGGCGGTGGATGCACAACGGCTGGCAGACGACAGCCTGGATCACGAGACCCCGCTGTCCGAGGTGTTCGAAGACCAGATTTCCTGCGCGGATATCATCCTGATGTCCAAAGCCGATCTGGCCGGTGAAGAGGGTCTCGCCAAAGCGCGCGAGATCATCGAGGCGGAAAGTCCGCGGCCGATCCGCATCTTGCCCATGTCCGAAGGGGTGATCGACCCCAAAGTGGTGCTGGGCCTGAACGCGGCCGCCGAGGACGACCTGGCCGCACGCCCCTCGCATCATGATGGCGCGGATGACCACGAACACGACGATTTCGAAACGATCGTTGTGCCGATGCCCGAGATCGAGGACACCGATGCGCTTGTCGCGGCAATCGAGAAGCTGGCGACCGAACAGCATATCCTGCGGGTCAAAGGCTATGTCGCGGTCAAGGGCAAGCCGATGCGCCTTCTGGTCCAGGCCGTGGGCGCGCGGGTGCGGCAACAGTTCGACAGGCCCTGGGGCGCCGATCCCCGGCAGGGCCACCTGGTGGTGATCGCGGAACACGACCACATCGACACCGCTGCCATCCGGGGCGTTCTGGGGGCCTGA
- a CDS encoding cobalt-precorrin-6A reductase, whose protein sequence is MHILLLGGTTEASEMARRLAQAGLNATFSYAGRTRSPLPQPLPRRIGGFGGVAGLERYLKDHSVTHVIDATHPFAAGMSRNAHAAAVATGRPLIRLERPAWAAGPADDWQTVPTVEDLPGALPDAPCRVFLAIGKQQIGLFAARPQHHYLLRLVDPPDAPLPLPHTTVVVARGPFTLTGDTTLLREHRITHVLCKNAGGAGARAKLDAARGLKLPVIMADRPVLPGDNVAHDVDQVMDWLGQDTDRGV, encoded by the coding sequence ATGCACATCCTTTTGCTGGGCGGCACGACCGAGGCGAGCGAGATGGCCCGTCGCCTTGCGCAGGCCGGGTTGAACGCCACATTCTCTTATGCCGGACGGACGAGGTCGCCGTTGCCGCAACCGCTGCCCCGGCGGATCGGCGGCTTCGGCGGTGTGGCAGGGCTGGAAAGGTATCTGAAAGACCACTCCGTCACCCATGTTATCGACGCCACACACCCGTTCGCCGCCGGGATGAGCCGCAACGCCCATGCCGCCGCCGTCGCGACCGGCAGGCCGCTGATCCGGCTGGAACGGCCCGCCTGGGCGGCGGGTCCTGCAGACGACTGGCAGACCGTCCCCACGGTCGAGGATTTGCCCGGTGCCCTGCCCGATGCGCCGTGCCGCGTGTTTCTGGCCATCGGCAAGCAGCAGATCGGCCTCTTCGCCGCGCGGCCGCAACATCACTACCTGCTGCGCCTGGTCGATCCGCCCGACGCGCCGCTGCCGTTGCCACACACGACGGTTGTCGTCGCGCGCGGCCCCTTTACCCTGACCGGGGATACGACCCTGTTGCGGGAACATCGCATCACCCATGTTCTGTGCAAGAACGCGGGAGGCGCCGGTGCCCGCGCCAAGCTGGACGCCGCCCGAGGGCTGAAGCTGCCGGTGATCATGGCTGACCGTCCCGTTCTGCCTGGCGACAATGTCGCGCATGACGTGGATCAGGTGATGGACTGGCTGGGTCAAGACACCGACCGCGGCGTGTAA
- a CDS encoding CbtA family protein has product MTSRILISALFAGALAGAIIGLLQLIFVQPVLLHAELYESGELVHFGADPVSAHPALPGFDLMRDGLSVIFTMLTYTGYALILVAAMSFGEDRGARIDGRWGILWGVAGFVAFHLAPGFTLAPEVPGVAAADVALRQIWWFATAISACVALWLLAFGSNWAAWGAAALLLAAPHLIGAPEPESFTGPVPTEIGALFAARALGIGLVAWVLLGSFAGYFWQREAEHATQTV; this is encoded by the coding sequence ATGACGTCACGGATTCTGATTTCCGCCCTTTTCGCCGGGGCTCTTGCAGGTGCGATCATCGGCCTGCTTCAATTGATCTTTGTGCAACCTGTTCTGCTGCATGCCGAGCTCTATGAGAGCGGCGAGTTGGTGCATTTTGGCGCTGACCCGGTCAGCGCCCATCCGGCCCTGCCGGGTTTCGACCTGATGCGGGACGGGCTGAGCGTGATTTTCACCATGCTGACCTACACCGGTTACGCGCTGATCCTCGTGGCCGCGATGAGCTTTGGCGAGGACCGTGGCGCGCGGATCGACGGGCGCTGGGGTATCCTCTGGGGTGTTGCCGGTTTCGTGGCCTTCCATCTGGCCCCCGGCTTTACCCTCGCCCCGGAGGTGCCCGGCGTCGCCGCCGCCGATGTGGCGCTTCGGCAGATCTGGTGGTTCGCCACCGCGATCAGCGCCTGCGTCGCGCTCTGGCTTTTGGCGTTTGGGTCAAATTGGGCGGCCTGGGGTGCTGCGGCCTTGCTTCTGGCGGCGCCGCATCTGATCGGCGCGCCGGAGCCGGAAAGCTTTACCGGCCCCGTCCCGACCGAGATCGGCGCGCTTTTCGCCGCGCGGGCGCTGGGCATCGGTCTGGTGGCCTGGGTGCTGTTGGGGTCCTTCGCGGGCTACTTCTGGCAGCGCGAAGCGGAACATGCCACGCAGACCGTGTGA
- the cbiE gene encoding precorrin-6y C5,15-methyltransferase (decarboxylating) subunit CbiE, which translates to MGDPWLSIVGMPHDTAAHLSPASQAAIDAAEVIFGGPRHLELMGAGARGQAWPVPFTVEPVLNARGRRVVVLASGDPFWFGAGGSLSVHLDPGEWRVLPTASTFSLVAGTLGWRLEDVTCHGLHAAPIGQLRGALAPHARLICLMRDGAAPSELAQWLTDQGAGAAQLIVCERMGGPEQRIRQGTAGDFSLSDVAAPVAVAVALPENVGLPRSAGLPDDLFANDGQITKRPVRALTLSALGPRPGEVLWDIGAGSGSVSVEWCLAGGQAEAFEQHAERVANIVTNADRFGVSHRLTVRHGDAAALIADRAAPDAVFVGGGGSDALFDALLETLPKGTRLVANGVTLETEARLARLQAEKGGSLLRVELAEATPLGRMRGWQPLRPVVQWSVTL; encoded by the coding sequence TTGGGTGATCCTTGGCTCAGCATCGTGGGAATGCCGCACGATACCGCAGCGCATCTGTCGCCCGCAAGTCAGGCTGCGATTGATGCTGCCGAGGTGATATTCGGCGGGCCACGCCATCTTGAGCTGATGGGCGCCGGTGCGCGCGGGCAGGCTTGGCCAGTTCCGTTCACGGTCGAACCGGTACTGAATGCGCGTGGTCGTCGGGTGGTCGTCCTTGCCTCGGGCGATCCGTTCTGGTTCGGCGCGGGCGGCAGCCTGTCGGTGCATCTGGATCCGGGCGAGTGGCGTGTGCTGCCTACCGCCTCGACCTTTTCGCTGGTGGCCGGGACCCTGGGCTGGCGGCTGGAAGACGTCACCTGCCATGGCCTGCACGCCGCACCCATCGGTCAGTTGCGCGGTGCGCTTGCGCCGCACGCGCGGCTCATCTGCCTGATGCGGGACGGCGCGGCACCTTCGGAACTGGCGCAATGGCTGACTGACCAGGGGGCGGGTGCAGCACAGCTCATTGTGTGCGAGCGTATGGGCGGGCCGGAGCAGCGCATCCGCCAAGGTACAGCCGGGGATTTCAGTCTCAGTGATGTGGCCGCCCCTGTTGCTGTTGCCGTCGCACTGCCTGAAAATGTCGGTCTGCCGCGCAGTGCGGGCCTGCCGGATGACCTTTTTGCCAATGACGGCCAAATCACCAAGCGTCCCGTGCGGGCACTGACACTATCGGCGCTTGGTCCCCGTCCGGGAGAAGTGTTGTGGGATATCGGCGCCGGGTCCGGCTCGGTCTCAGTCGAGTGGTGCCTTGCGGGTGGCCAAGCGGAAGCGTTCGAACAACATGCAGAGAGGGTCGCGAACATTGTGACAAACGCCGACCGGTTCGGGGTCTCTCATCGTCTGACGGTGCGCCATGGGGATGCCGCCGCGCTGATCGCGGACCGCGCTGCGCCTGATGCCGTCTTTGTGGGTGGCGGCGGCAGTGACGCGTTGTTCGATGCATTGCTCGAAACCTTGCCCAAGGGCACGCGACTGGTGGCCAACGGCGTCACGCTGGAAACCGAAGCACGGCTCGCCCGCCTGCAGGCCGAAAAAGGCGGCAGCCTGCTGCGGGTCGAACTGGCCGAAGCCACCCCGCTGGGGCGGATGCGCGGCTGGCAACCGCTGCGCCCGGTGGTGCAATGGAGTGTCACGCTGTGA
- the cobN gene encoding cobaltochelatase subunit CobN gives MHVVFRESHGLEDSETPFDPGQTPADLVVLSFSDSDLGAFAAGWHRGGGPEGKLPTLRLCNLVALRHPASVDNYVEQTLTGAKGILIRLIGGENYWPYGIMQIQDFARRNNIALAVLPADGREDPALDAHSTLPVSTLRRLSHLCDAGGAVAAQAALAQLALAAGFYAGPVPGSKTVPVCGFYDPDKGVIPFADVTGDMVAVTFYRSYLTAADTAPVDALIAALRDRGFTAVGLFVPSLKAEAGRKFLDETLARLEPCAIVNATAFSGRGEDGQSPLDTPGCPVFQVALSTARQKDWAEAERGLSPADLAMHVVLPEVDGRVFAGVVSFKAPEKKDPHLQYSRFAHRANAERINAVVDRVAGWHRLARTPAADRKLALVLSTYPGRDDQIAHAVGLDALASVEDMLLTLADAGYAVEPAIGFGKSLSHNTISWPANGDMSYLTCLPDTLLKELNTVWGPVEDDPLYRDGAFHFPAQHCGNALVALQPERGSIAARDTDYHDLARVPRHSYVAFYLWLQSQGIDALVHIGAHGTLEWLPGKAVALSGECWPEVLTGPMPVIYPFIVNDPGEAAQAKRRIGAVTLGHLPPPMKGSETPQALLQLERLLDEYSTADGLDPARRDRLIETIRSEAQAAGVEQDLGLDDATSAVEAITRIDRFVCDIKESQYGDGLHIFGMGEGENVGLLAALDGRRVASGPSGSPYRGRSDVLPTGRNLYAVDPRSVPTRAAHAQGVKLAEELIRRHLQDQGDYPRGLVVDLWGSATMRTAGEEIAMAMHLAGLAPKWDAGSERVSGFEVLPLTLLNRPRIDVTLRVSGLFRDVFPGLSQLFEAGAAALAEREEAPEMNPYLTRTPRVFGPKPGLYGMNMEAAMLDYSDAGRDAAGEAWLKASEWAIDARGEARQDRGALEARLQGADGFAHVQDLMESDVLLASDYASHEGGFAAAMAYLGAAQPALYHVDSTVIGAPRARTMAEEIARVVRARAANPDWASGMMRHGFRGAAEVAATLDNLAAFAHLTRAVPAHLFDLYFDATLGREDLMDFMKRENPEALDQIRARFAALRDAGLWVTRRNSISAQLDAAE, from the coding sequence ATGCACGTCGTCTTTCGCGAAAGCCACGGGCTGGAGGATAGCGAAACACCGTTCGATCCGGGCCAGACGCCTGCGGATCTGGTGGTGCTTTCGTTTTCCGACAGTGATCTGGGCGCTTTCGCGGCAGGCTGGCACCGTGGCGGCGGACCAGAGGGCAAGCTGCCCACGTTGCGGTTGTGCAACCTTGTGGCGCTGCGGCATCCGGCATCGGTGGACAATTACGTCGAACAGACGCTGACGGGGGCCAAGGGCATACTGATCCGGCTGATCGGTGGCGAGAATTACTGGCCCTACGGCATCATGCAGATTCAGGATTTCGCGCGGCGCAACAATATCGCGCTGGCGGTGCTGCCTGCGGATGGGCGCGAGGATCCGGCGCTGGACGCCCATTCAACCTTGCCCGTGTCGACCCTGCGGCGGTTGTCGCATCTGTGCGATGCGGGTGGGGCAGTCGCGGCACAGGCGGCACTGGCGCAACTTGCGCTGGCTGCCGGGTTCTATGCAGGGCCGGTTCCGGGCAGCAAGACGGTGCCGGTCTGCGGCTTCTACGATCCTGACAAAGGGGTCATTCCATTTGCCGATGTCACCGGCGACATGGTCGCGGTGACGTTCTACCGCAGCTACCTGACGGCTGCCGATACCGCCCCGGTGGATGCGCTGATTGCTGCGCTGCGTGACCGGGGCTTTACTGCCGTCGGCCTGTTCGTGCCCTCGCTGAAAGCCGAAGCTGGCCGTAAGTTTCTGGATGAGACGCTTGCGCGGCTGGAACCTTGCGCCATCGTCAACGCGACAGCCTTCTCAGGGCGGGGGGAGGATGGCCAATCACCTCTTGATACGCCGGGTTGCCCTGTCTTTCAGGTGGCTTTGTCCACCGCGCGTCAAAAAGATTGGGCCGAGGCAGAGCGCGGCCTGTCGCCCGCGGATCTGGCCATGCATGTTGTGCTGCCGGAAGTTGACGGTCGGGTTTTTGCCGGGGTCGTCAGCTTCAAAGCGCCGGAAAAGAAAGATCCGCATTTGCAATACTCGCGCTTTGCGCACCGGGCGAACGCCGAGCGGATCAATGCGGTGGTGGATCGGGTGGCGGGCTGGCACCGGCTGGCACGGACCCCGGCGGCAGACCGCAAACTGGCGCTGGTCTTGTCGACCTATCCGGGGCGCGACGACCAGATCGCTCATGCGGTGGGGCTGGATGCGCTGGCCTCGGTCGAAGACATGCTTCTGACACTCGCCGATGCGGGCTACGCCGTAGAACCCGCCATTGGGTTTGGCAAGTCACTGAGCCACAATACAATTTCCTGGCCCGCTAATGGTGACATGTCATATTTGACATGTCTTCCCGACACCCTGTTGAAAGAGCTCAATACGGTCTGGGGGCCAGTCGAAGATGATCCGTTGTACCGCGATGGCGCCTTTCACTTTCCCGCGCAGCACTGCGGAAACGCGCTCGTTGCGCTGCAACCCGAGCGGGGCAGCATCGCGGCGCGTGACACGGACTATCACGATCTCGCCCGCGTTCCGCGCCACTCCTATGTGGCCTTTTACCTCTGGCTGCAGTCACAAGGCATCGACGCATTGGTTCACATCGGCGCGCACGGCACGCTGGAGTGGTTGCCGGGCAAGGCGGTGGCGCTGTCCGGGGAGTGTTGGCCGGAGGTCCTGACCGGGCCGATGCCGGTGATCTATCCCTTCATTGTCAACGACCCGGGCGAGGCCGCGCAGGCCAAGCGGCGTATCGGCGCGGTGACGCTTGGCCATCTGCCGCCGCCGATGAAGGGCAGCGAAACGCCGCAGGCGCTGTTGCAACTGGAACGCCTTCTGGACGAATACTCCACTGCCGACGGGCTGGATCCCGCCCGGCGCGACCGGCTGATCGAGACCATTCGCTCCGAAGCGCAGGCCGCCGGAGTGGAGCAAGACCTGGGCCTTGATGACGCCACCAGCGCGGTCGAGGCGATTACCCGGATCGACCGCTTCGTCTGCGACATCAAGGAAAGCCAGTACGGCGACGGGCTGCATATCTTCGGGATGGGGGAGGGCGAAAATGTCGGCCTGCTGGCTGCGCTCGACGGTCGTCGGGTCGCGTCAGGGCCGTCCGGTTCGCCGTATCGGGGGCGGTCCGACGTGCTGCCCACGGGTCGGAACCTCTATGCCGTGGATCCCCGCAGCGTGCCGACCCGTGCCGCCCATGCACAGGGCGTGAAGCTTGCCGAAGAGCTGATCCGCCGCCACTTGCAGGACCAGGGCGATTATCCGCGCGGCCTGGTCGTTGACCTTTGGGGGTCCGCCACGATGCGGACCGCCGGAGAAGAGATCGCGATGGCGATGCATCTGGCCGGTCTTGCCCCGAAGTGGGATGCAGGGTCCGAACGCGTGTCCGGCTTCGAGGTGCTTCCGCTGACACTGCTGAACCGGCCTCGCATCGACGTGACCTTGCGGGTCTCCGGATTGTTCCGGGATGTGTTTCCGGGACTGTCTCAACTCTTCGAAGCGGGCGCCGCCGCCCTGGCCGAGCGGGAAGAAGCGCCCGAGATGAACCCCTACCTGACCCGCACGCCGCGTGTCTTCGGCCCCAAGCCGGGGCTTTACGGCATGAACATGGAGGCGGCGATGCTCGACTACTCGGACGCGGGCCGCGACGCCGCGGGCGAAGCCTGGCTGAAAGCCTCGGAATGGGCGATCGACGCGCGGGGGGAGGCCCGCCAGGACCGAGGGGCGCTGGAGGCACGGCTGCAGGGCGCCGACGGTTTCGCCCATGTTCAGGACCTGATGGAAAGCGATGTGCTGCTGGCCTCGGACTACGCCAGTCACGAAGGCGGCTTTGCTGCCGCGATGGCCTACCTCGGTGCGGCACAACCCGCCCTGTACCATGTCGACAGCACGGTCATCGGCGCCCCCCGCGCCCGTACCATGGCCGAGGAAATCGCCCGCGTGGTCCGCGCACGCGCGGCAAATCCCGACTGGGCCAGCGGCATGATGCGCCATGGTTTCAGGGGGGCGGCCGAAGTGGCCGCGACACTGGACAATCTGGCCGCCTTCGCGCATCTCACCCGGGCCGTGCCAGCGCATCTTTTCGACCTATATTTCGATGCGACCCTGGGCCGGGAGGATTTGATGGACTTTATGAAACGCGAAAACCCCGAGGCGCTTGATCAGATCCGTGCCCGTTTTGCGGCGCTGCGGGACGCGGGCCTTTGGGTCACTCGGCGGAATTCGATTTCGGCGCAGCTGGATGCCGCCGAATGA
- a CDS encoding precorrin-8X methylmutase, which produces MPHSYITDGAEIYRQSFATIRSEAALSRFTPEEEIVAVRMIHAAGMVGLEDHVRFSPGMAIAARAALEDGAPILCDAYMVSEGITRKRLPRENEVICTLRDPRVPDMAAEMANTRSAAALELWRPHLAGALVAIGNAPTALFHLLNMLEDPDCPRPAAIIGCPVGFIGAAESKDALMADLPVPSMIVKGRLGGSAITVAAVNALASRVE; this is translated from the coding sequence ATGCCCCACAGCTACATCACCGATGGCGCGGAGATTTACCGCCAGTCCTTTGCCACGATCCGGTCCGAGGCGGCGCTGTCCCGGTTTACCCCCGAGGAGGAGATCGTCGCGGTCCGAATGATCCATGCGGCGGGGATGGTCGGGCTGGAAGATCATGTGCGCTTTTCACCCGGCATGGCCATCGCCGCACGGGCTGCACTGGAAGATGGCGCACCGATCCTCTGCGACGCCTATATGGTCAGCGAGGGCATCACCCGAAAACGGCTGCCCCGCGAGAACGAGGTGATCTGCACTCTGCGCGATCCGCGTGTGCCGGACATGGCCGCCGAGATGGCCAACACCCGCTCCGCCGCCGCGCTCGAACTCTGGCGCCCGCACCTGGCCGGGGCGCTGGTGGCCATCGGCAATGCCCCGACGGCGCTGTTTCACCTGCTCAACATGCTCGAAGACCCGGACTGTCCGCGCCCGGCAGCGATCATCGGTTGCCCGGTCGGCTTTATCGGTGCGGCGGAAAGCAAGGACGCGCTGATGGCCGATCTGCCGGTACCCTCGATGATCGTGAAGGGGCGATTGGGCGGTTCCGCGATCACTGTCGCGGCGGTGAACGCGCTCGCCAGCAGGGTGGAATAG